ACCAAGCACCTCCTGGAACTGAGGCAGAGCTCACTGGGCTTAGAGGTTATTCACCCTGAGAACCTTGTGGCCCATGGCATGGACAAGTGGTGGGCTCTTtgctgggttaaaaactggctggaggacagGCCCAAGGGGTTTTGATCAATGGAGTTAAatgcagctggtggctggtcacaagcagtgtcccccagggctcagtggtgGAGCCAGGTCTGTTTAGTGTCTTCATTAATGATTGGGATGAGGGGatccagggcagcaccagcaagtttgcagatgacactaaactcAGCAGCAGGCCTGATCTGCTCAAAGGTAGGAAGGGTCTGCAGGGAGGTCTGGAGAGGTTCAatccatgggctgaggtcaaagggatgaggtttaacaaggccaagtgccaggtcctgcacttgggtcacaacaaccccatgaacactccaggcttggggcagagtggctggaaagcagcctggtggaaaaggatctggggatTGCTGGTGGacagttggctgaacatgagctagcagtgtgcccaggtggccaaggaggccaccagcatcccagCCTGGACCAaagcagtggccagcaggagcagggcagtgatggtgcccctgctctgggccctggtgaggccacagcttgagcactgggttcagttctgggcaccacagcacaggaaagacattgaggagctggagggtgtccaggggagagcaaggaggctggagaggggtttggagggcatcatacaaggagaggctgaggcagctggggttggttagtctggagaagaggaggctgagggaagatcttactgctgtctacagctccctgaaaggaggctggactgaggctggggttggtctcttctcccaagtaaccagcaccaggatgagaggaaatggcctgaaatggtgccaggggagggttagcttggagatgaggacaaatttctttcctgagagaGTGGGGaaggactggcacaggctgcccagggaggtggtggtggagtcaccacccctggaggtgttccaaaagcTGTAGATGCTtcaggacgtggtttagtggtcttggcagctggggaggtgttcaaaaaaggcttggatgtggcacttggagccatggcttagctgtcaggaggtgttagggattaggttggacttgatgacctctgaggtcttttccagcctggttgattctgtgttgtggttggactggatgctcttaaagatgttttccaaccttcatgacTCAATGATTATTAGCTTGACTTGGGAATGCCTTGAAACTGGAGGTTGAAAGAGTATTTGAACCCCAACTCTAGCCTGCCAATcccaagcaggctgctggggagcagtccAGCAGGAGCTCTCCTTTTTTTGCCCTCTAGTATCAAGCCTTGCCAGATTACTGCAAGTTCATCCTGGTCACAGTTGTGCTCCTGGGCTCTCTGGTAGAGGCCATCCGGCTCTACCTGGGCTACATGGGCAATCTGCAGGAGAAGGTAGGTGAGCCCCTGCCTGCATGCAGCtctgggatcatagaatgggccaggccagaaggcacctccaaagctcatccactccaacccctctgcactcagcagggacatccccaactagatcaggttgctcagagccctctccagcctcaccttggttatctccagggatggggccccaaacacctccctgggcaacctgtggcagtgttccagcagcctcctggtgcagaacttgttcctcacatccaatctcaatctgctctgctctagtttgaagccattgcccctggtcctgtccctgcaggcctttgggaacagtctctctccatccttcctgtagccctcttcaggtactggcaggctgctctaaggtctccctggagccttctcttctccaggctgagcacccccagttccttcagcctgtcctcatagcagagctgctccaacgcCCTGTTCACCAGCATAGCCTTCTCTgtcccctctccatcaggtccatgtccttcctgcattGAGGGCTCTAtagctgcacacagccctgcaggagaggtctcaccagagcagagcaaagaggcagaatcacctctctagctctgctggcagcactgctttggatgcagcccaggatgtgattggagTTTAGCACCAATAAAATGCTCTCTACCTGTTCCACCTCACAGCTGCCATTTGAGGGGGTATTTATTTCTCTTAAGTTACACTCTGCATCTTCTGTTCACTTGGCATCAGCTTCCCCTTAATTGTGTGTGCTCCAAGCTACTGTCCCTCAGCAGAGTTCCCTCTTGCTCCCCCAAACTGCTTTGTCAGTCCTGGAGATGCCTGGAAGCCCAGCTgaaagcttcaatccatttttACAGCTGACCATTCAAACTGTGTCAGGGTCAAACACCAGCCCTGGCATTAGGTGAAACCCCTGCTCTTGTCTGCATGCTtgagaagaaagcaagcaggcaaGGTTTAGCTGAGCCAGGAGGACAGCacaagcagctgggaagggacagctgacaagggctgggagtgacaggacaaggggcaatggattgaagctcgaggagggcagattgagactggggatgaggaggaaattctggaGAGTGAGGgcggggagactctggcacaggctgcccagggaggctgtggctgcctcctgcctggaggtgttcaaggccaggctggatgaggccttgagcaagctgggctggtgggaggtgtgcctgcccatggcagggggttggcactggttgatcccttccaacccaacccagtccaCAAATCTCTGAACAAACCAGGCCTGGTTAAAACCAGAGTGTGTGCAAGTACTACCCCCTGGTGTGCCCTGTCTCACTATCTGCTGGCCTTTGGCAAGCTAAGGATGGGGGATTTCTTCACAagatttggggctgtttcctcatctccaactgCCACTTCTTCACAGCTACTCTCTCCCTGTGCTAGGTGCCTGAGCTGGCTGGGTTTTGgcttctcagtctcctcctgcagctgcctctcatTCTCTTCCTGTTCTTCCATGAAGACCTGAAGAACCAGCCCCTGGAGCGTGCCCTCCATGGCATCTTTGCCCTCTTCCTTATCTTCCAAGTCCTCACCACCTTTGTCACCCTGAAGAGAATGGTGAACAAGCTGACAGCTCAGTTCCGCCTGGTGGAGtttgacctgctggaggagcagcctgggcctgcTCCTTCCGGCCTGGCcagagcaagcagagcagctcccctgggtggTAGGGGCCCCAGTGCTGGCTGGGCATCACAGACCTGAGGGCTTGAGGAGCCAACACACAgaggcctcctgctgctgtgttttgttgggtCCTCCTGCTTCAGAGACCTTCCAAAGTAGGCCTTGCTGAAGAGCCAAGATGAAACCTCAGAGACCGGAGCTCCAGGCTGCAAGGAAGATTGAAGCCAAAGCCAGCAGTGGGTTGAGTGGACTCTGTGGATTGCTGCTGAGTAGAGCAGATGTTggggggagggtgaggttgCACAAAGTCCTGCAGTGTTTCTCAGACACAGCAGaaacctttcccccctcccctgtttgcacagaatgggtttggttACAATAAATCTTCTACCCCTGGTTTTTATCTCTGTTGGTGacagctttctctctgctcttccagaGCTGTTGCACAGCTTTAATGTCTGGTACCTCAGGGAGGCAAAACAAAAAGGCCTTGAGCTCAAAACAGCACAGAACCTcatggccagctctggagtcctcagcacaggaaagacatagAGCTGAGGGAGTGGGACCAGAGGAGACCAGGAAAAcgatcaggggcttggagcacctctgctatgaggacaggctgagggagctggggctgttcagcctggagaggagaaggctccagggagaccatagagcagccttccagtacctgaagggatctactagaaggctgcagagggactgtttgcaaaggcttacagggacaggaccaggggcaatggcttcaaactagagcagagcagattgagattggatgtgaggaacaagttctgcagcaggaggctgctggaacactgcagcaggttgcccagggaggtggttgaggcctcatccctggagatgttcaaggtgaggctggagagggctctgggcaacctgctctagtggaggatgtccctgctgagtgcagggggttggactggatgaactttggaggtgccttccaacccagaccactctgaTTCTAtcacctgcagccaggcagcccagcagggctgggtgccatggggcaCACCACATttctcagcacagctgcagttctGTATTAGCAAATGACCTTCACAGGCCCAggagtgccagggagcagcagcacagctctctctgctccttggcTGACACATTCTCACCTACTGTGCCAAGAGGTGCTTCCCCCTTCAGCAAAGCCAGGCGCTGGGCGCTGCTTTGGCACCCTGCTCAgtggggtgggtgccagggccATGGCAGTTCAGATGGCAGTGGCACTGCCCTGAAAcctggctgctgccaaaggGGGGGTTGGGAAGAAGCtgaagcctcagcagggctccaAGGAGGGCTTGGTTGGTGTTTGCAGTCTTCCCACATgccagctgccactgctgcaggctgtgtggctgGCAGGCAGTCAGCTGCTGGTGTTTTCAGTGCTGCatggcagccagctgggcacagcccagcctggtgTGGGCACCACCTGTGACAGAAGCTTGAGCTGCACCTCTGTGTCCAGCCTACCTTCGTGCTACCACTGCATTCATCTGAATGCAAACCCAGAGCAAGCAGGTGGGGTGTaggctgcctgccctggttTGGTCTCCTGCAAAGGGTGCAGCTCATCTCCATCTGAGGGAGAGACCAGGGGGCAccctcccccagggcagcactcTGGGCaactgcacagctgcagactggcagggattggaaggggcccctggagatcatccagcccaagccccctgcca
This genomic window from Dryobates pubescens isolate bDryPub1 chromosome 39, bDryPub1.pri, whole genome shotgun sequence contains:
- the TMEM17 gene encoding transmembrane protein 17, with translation MSLPEPLRRRLGSFSRSVFTDSQGAGGPRRPAEHAGNEILSSLPLQMALYFNVYYFPFWWLSTVVMLCLKYQALPDYCKFILVTVVLLGSLVEAIRLYLGYMGNLQEKVPELAGFWLLSLLLQLPLILFLFFHEDLKNQPLERALHGIFALFLIFQVLTTFVTLKRMVNKLTAQFRLVEFDLLEEQPGPAPSGLARASRAAPLGGRGPSAGWASQT